Proteins encoded within one genomic window of Plasmodium cynomolgi strain B DNA, chromosome 11, whole genome shotgun sequence:
- a CDS encoding hypothetical protein (putative) gives MGKFNILATIFCFVLFCLPDLYCGTFHDKKINLKIELVDKDLLLSHEHLKKEKNIVQNGKKIKIKIFEKIKENVLERALVVQEVDKIKGLSESKRGSAASLQNLSGDAGDDGADRTDDNGDDSANDNDDDDNGNDAASAGGEHAGSEEEIPAHDASDMKVISTEESTENDVHMLRKVYQKKSDEESTTYCYMRYTFNLNLDKLSENNKSELFKGLDKSLDYMSFLPKEDQVSDTEEILDHEYKQLDKSTESNDSILSSVELRNGNFNLNSCPNSEYAETIDDIVSYLESASSRFIIPSSIKNKLLSERDLLKGCDEVEAGDASSTDNAPDANAEKFALYEILTNLKDSFMMKKKVINLLRNGSTNAEDANSDRVAEKDLDEIFIDSVEQTFDCYEVLKGSQRLDSILASEEGKTLVEESPNTKEVDIKIHDFRYAPGETSEENSLASGDDKDKCEVFFRAILQSEVFADDSTFSRNYVSTKLSSAFMGDDSQMGVTASERDTPKEDTSNWQESQKVFADTASFVDTSTGMISYEMDDEGEEVDADEVEVDEEEDYNEDDCKKECNMECNGECDREYDGEDIRECYTECDMECGKECDMDGDDDEDDDDDEEYGDDNDGDDDEKQGEKFREKFCAEPDLSSLGMKDLLGNLLKKGSEHLIDKATNKVSSVIGENFNMDELSKKANKMVGKIKEASKKGSMKYKEAKKGVKKFLTKAKLVSKKNVDKLKKEAKSGFENLKDVGMDGFRKLKDAAKREGKRLKREGKEFVDKAVHVGKDAIDKVKKVTKKGIDKGEKKVKKMKKVVKKGIDKAEEVAKKGMDMAEEVAKKGMDIAQEVAKAGVKKVKKGIDKAEKVAKKGMERHE, from the exons atgggGAAGTTTAACATATTAGCcactattttttgctttgtgCTTTTTTGCCTCCCGGATCTCTATTGTGGGACGTTTCACGATAAAAAGATCAATTTGAAGATTGAGTTGGTCGACAAAGATTTGTTGCTATCTCATGAGCACTtgaagaaagagaagaacATTGTTcagaatgggaaaaaaattaaaattaaaattttcgaaaaaataaaggaaaatgtCCTCGAGCGGGCCTTAGTCGTACAAGAAGTGGACAAAATTAAAGGCTTGAGTGAATCGAAGAGGGGCAGCGCCGCAAGTTTGCAAAATTTGAGTGGTGATGCGGGCGACGATGGTGCTGACAGGACTGATGATAATGGTGATGACAGTGCTAATGAtaatgacgatgatgataaTGGCAATGATGCCGCTTCGGCTGGGGGAGAACATGCTGGGAGTGAGGAGGAAATCCCTGCACACGACGCAAGTGACATGAAAGTTATTTCAACCGAGGAATCTACCGAAAATGATGTCCATATGCTGCGCAAGGTCTATCAGAAAAAATCGGATGAAGAATCTACTACTTACTGCTACATGAGGTAcacatttaatttaaatttggaTAAATTAAGCGAAAATAACAAGAGCGAGTTATTCAAAGGATTGGATAAATCGCTAGACTATATGTCCTTTTTACCGAAAGAGGATCAAGTTAGTGATACCGAAGAGATTCTAGATCATGAGTACAAGCAGTTGGACAAATCGACCGAGTCAAATGACTCCATCCTATCAAGTGTGGAACTGAGGAATGGTAATTTTAATCTTAATTCATGCCCTAATTCGGAGTATGCCGAAACGATCGATGATATTGTTAGCTACTTGGAGAGTGCAAGTAGTAGGTTCATCATCCCTTCGTCAAtcaaaaacaaattattgaGCGAAAGGGATCTTCTAAAAGGGTGCGATGAAGTGGAAGCAGGTGATGCGAGTTCGACCGATAATGCGCCTGACGCCAATGCtgaaaaatttgcacttTACGAAATATTGACAAATTTAAAGGACTCttttatgatgaaaaaaaaggtaataaaTTTGCTACGCAATGGAAGCACTAATGCGGAGGATGCTAACAGCGACAGGGTTGCAGAAAAAGACCTGGACGAAATTTTCATAGACTCAGTTGAGCAGACATTTGATTGCTATGAAGTGCTGAAAGGGAGTCAGCGATTAGATTCTATATTGGCGAGCGAGGAGGGGAAAACCCTAGTGGAAGAATCACCTAACACGAAAGAGGTAGATATTAAGATTCACGATTTTAGATATGCCCCAGGGGAAACCTCGGAGGAGAACTCTTTGGCTAGTGGTGATGATAAGGACAAATGTGAAGTCTTTTTTAGAGCAATTCTGCAAAGTGAAGTATTTGCAGATGATTCGACGTTTTCGCGAA ATTATGTCTCTACGAAATTGAGCAGTGCGTTTATGGGTGATGACAGTCAGATGGGTGTGACAGCTAGCGAAAGGGACACCCCTAAGGAGGATACTTCTAACTGGCAAGAAAGCCAAAAAGTTTTCGCAGATACTGCGTCCTTTGTTGATACGTCGACAGGGATGATAAGTTACGAAATGGACgacgagggggaagaagtggacGCGGATGAAGTGGAAgtggatgaggaggaagattATAACGAAGACGATTGCAAGAAGGAATGCAATATGGAATGCAATGGGGAATGCGATAGGGAATACGATGGGGAAGACATTAGGGAATGCTATACGGAATGCGATATGGAATGCGGTAAGGAATGCGACATGGATGGggatgatgatgaggatgatgatgacgatgaggagTACGGTGATGATAACGATGGTGATGACGATGAGAAGCAGGGTGAGAAGTTCCGTGAGAAATTTTGTGCGGAACCCGACCTCTCATCACTAGGCATGAAGGACCTGTTGggtaatttattaaaaaaggggtcgGAACATTTAATAGATAAAGCTACAAATAAAGTGTCCAGTGTCATAGGGGAGAACTTCAACATGGACGAGCTATCCAAGAAGGCTAACAAAATGGTGgggaaaattaaagaagCATCTAAAAAGGGTTCTATGAAATAtaaggaggcaaaaaaaggggtaaagaAATTTCTTACGAAGGCGAAATTGGTCTCAAAGAAGAATGTGGATaaacttaaaaaggaagcgaaAAGTGGATTCGAGAACCTAAAAGATGTGGGAATGGATGGCTTTCGTAAACTTAAGGATgcggcaaaaagggaaggaaagcgtctcaaaagggaagggaaagaaTTCGTCGATAAGGCTGTGCATGTAGGGAAGGATGCGATTGATAAAGTCAAAAAGGTAACGAAAAAGGGTATCgataagggggaaaaaaaggtgaaaaagatgaaaaaggtGGTCAAAAAGGGCATCGATAAAGCGGAGGAAGTGGCCAAAAAGGGCATGGATATGGCGGAGGAAGTGGCCAAAAAGGGCATGGATATAGCGCAGGAAGTGGCCAAAGCaggagtaaaaaaagtgaagaaaggCATCGATAAGGCGGAGAAAGTGGCCAAAAAGGGCATGGAAAGGCATGAATAA
- a CDS encoding alanyl-tRNA synthetase (putative): protein MSVGSGDKVEKRYVGEGGLNGVVGGHDDGFVSTVKASEKGPALSTRPTLSAEEVRSGFINYFKEKNHTVVESASVIPYNDNTLLFTNAGMNQFKKIFLGQVDKSSDLGKLKRAVDTQKCIRAGGKHNDLDDVGKDVYHHTFFEMLGNWSFGDYFKEESIDYAWDLLTNVYKIDPNRLYVTYFGGDEKLPSCPEDLETKKIWLKYVDESRILPFGMKENFWEMAETGPCGPCSEIHYDRIGKRDATNLVNKDDPSVLEIWNIVFMQYNKDEKKNMNKLPFPCIDTGMGLERITSILQNVESKVNEEDVDRIDYAYRVVSDHIRCVTIAISDGCLPGNEGRNYVIRRIIRRAIRVGKQIFQVGSNVLWFYKLVDSVCHILKKCFTDLQNEDRVNYIKNIIKQEEMVFNRTLEKGVDQFNKIIKRSNNAGGDNLFSGKDAFELYTSYGFPIDLVQIMCEEKNFKLNMSEFNELFRKHQLVSDTNNFKMNKFFDLPVEKAHELKQKHGVEATEDHYKYEWNNDDRKNDMAKVETDIVVIYDGENFLDSIKTPSKDKKYALILRKTNFYYENGGQIYDTGVIQNEQMKFQVLNVQKMNEYVLHIGVLQEGKIEKNDSVHTVVNFDRRKLVACNHTATHLLNFVIKKVLTEYVIHGKGDTKNGDLVHTKNEKEQAGVNSIFNCDQKGSLVDDEKLRFDFSFFQNVSDELVSKIESQVNDLIKQELAVSVRTMDLKESKKIKGIRAIFEEDYADVVNVVFIDNDVEKILNHLDVNYSYLCSIELCGGTHIANTKFIKKFIITSEESIGKGIYRINAVTNKKAEEVEAKFDHLLAKYKHIFEDPNEGKLADVQMYKRVLKEDKFLPYIRKNEILDKLEKIEKNIIEKTKNMQKELFNKATTIGKDYALEDKSGVLVDVKLFDTLSGNQKVLEKIAQSYCKHNKLCSYFFIIDDEKNTYCVFEMKDSLKGTTIQADAFMKEIMQSVEGHSGGGKNKAFGSAAKGKGVIIKELAQQAVKKYH, encoded by the exons atgagtgTAGGAAGTGGGGACAAGGTGGAGAAACGGTACGTGGGGGAGGGCGGATTGAACGGAGTGGTGGGAGGACATGATGATGGGTTTGTCAGCACGGTTAAGGCGTCCGAAAAAGGGCCCGCGTTGTCCACCCGTCCAACGCTGTCTGCTGAGGAAGTGCGAAGCGGGTTCATCAACTATTTTAAGGAGAAGAACCACACGGTGGTGGAAAGCGCATCAGTGATTCCGTACAATGACAACACATTGCTGTTTACAAACGCAGGGATGAATCAgtttaagaaaatatttctagGACAGGTAGATAAAAGCAGTGACTTGGGAAAGTTGAAAAGAGCAGTGGACACACAAAAGTGCATAAGAGCAGGAGGGAAGCACAACGACTTGGATGACGTAGGGAAGGACGTATACCATCACACCTTTTTCGAAATGTTGGGAAATTGGAGTTTCGGAGATTATTTCAAAGAGGAGAGTATCGATTATGCATGGGATTTGCTAACCAATGTGTATAAAATAGACCCCAACAGATTATATGTCACCTATTTTGGAGGGGATGAAAAATTACCTAGTTGTCCTGAAGATttggagacaaaaaaaatatggttaAAATATGTGGATGAAAGTCGTATCTTACCATTTGGTATGAAGGAGAATTTCTGGGAAATGGCAGAGACAGGTCCATGTGGTCCTTGCTCAGAAATCCATTATGATCGAATTGGCAAAAGAGATGCTACCAATTTGGTGAATAAGGACGACCCAAGTGTGTTGGAAATATGGAACATAGTCTTCATGCAGTATAATAaggatgaaaagaaaaatatgaataaattgCCCTTCCCATGTATCGATACAGGGATGGGGTTAGAAAGAATaacttccattttgcaaaatgtggAGA GTAAGGTTAATGAAGAAGATGTAGATAGAATTGATTATGCGTACCGAGTTGTTAGTGACCACATCCGATGTGTTACAATTGCCATCAGTGATGGTTGCCTACCTGgaaatgaaggaagaaattatgTCATAAGGAGAATTATCAGAAGGGCTATCAGAGTAGGTAAGCAGATATTCCAAGTAGGGAGCAACGTGCTGTGGTTTTACAAATTGGTAGATTCTGTGTGccacattttgaagaaatgcTTTACAGatttgcaaaatgaagatCGAGTGAACTATATTAAGAATATCATTAAGCAGGAAGAAATGGTTTTCAATAGGACGTTAGAAAAAGGAGTGGATCagtttaataaaattatcaaaaggaGTAACAACGCAGGGGGGGATAATCTCTTCAGTGGCAAGGACGCTTTTGAATTGTATACTTCGTATGGATTCCCTATCGATCTCGTACAAATAAtgtgcgaagaaaaaaatttcaaattaaaTATGTCCGAATTTAATGAGCTGTTTAGGAAGCACCAACTAGTGTCAGATACGAACAATTTTAagatgaataaattttttgaccTACCTGTGGAGAAGGCACATGAGTTGAAGCAGAAGCATGGGGTGGAAGCAACGGAGGATCATTACAAATACGAATGGAATAATGATGATAGGAAGAATGACATGGCAAAGGTTGAGACGGACATAGTGGTTATCTACGATGGGGAGAATTTCCTAGATAGTATCAAAACCCCGAGTAAGGATAAAAAGTATGCCCtcattttgaggaaaacGAATTTTTACTACGAAAATGGAGGACAGATATACGACACGGGGGTTATACAAAATGAGCAGATGAAATTCCAAGTACttaatgtgcaaaaaatgaacgagtATGTGCTCCACATTGGTGTCCTTcaagaggggaaaatagaAAAGAACGACTCTGTGCACACGGTGGTAAATTTTGACAGGAGAAAATTAGTCGCCTGCAACCACACCGCTACGCATTTACTCAATTTTGTCATAAAGAAGGTTTTAACAGAATATGTGATCCATGGGAAGGGGGACACGAAGAATGGCGATTTGGTCCACACAAAGAATGAGAAGGAACAAGCTGGAGTAaactccatttttaattgtgaCCAGAAGGGATCCCTAGTGGATGATGAGAAGCTGCGATTCGATTTTTCGTTCTTCCAAAATGTAAGTGACGAATTAGTTAGCAAAATAGAAAGCCAAGTCAATGATTTGATCAAACAAGAATTAGCTGTCTCCGTTCGAACCATGGATCTTAAGGAGAGTAAAAAGATTAAAGGAATCAGAGCCATCTTTGAGGAAGATTATGCAGACGTTGTTAATGTAGTATTCATAGACAACGACGTGGAAAAGATTCTCAACCACTTGGATGTGAACTACTCCTATTTGTGTTCTATTGAATTATGTGGAGGCACCCACATTGCCAACACGAAATTTATAAAGAAGTTTATCATAACGTCGGAGGAGAGTATCGGGAAGGGAATTTACCGAATCAATGCTGTTACGAATAAGAAGGCGGAAGAGGTAGAAGCCAAATTTGATCATCTGCTTGCCAAGTACaaacatatttttgaagACCCTAATGAAGGCAAACTAGCCGATGTACAGATGTACAAACGGGTTCTAAAGGAAGATAAGTTTCTGCCATATattaggaaaaatgaaatattggacaagttagaaaaaattgaaaaaaatattatcgaGAAGACGAAGAACATGCAGAAGGAGTTATTCAATAAGGCTACCACTATTGGAAAGGATTACGCCTTGGAAGACAAAAGTGGTGTTCTTGTAGATGTCAAACTTTTTGATACTCTATCTGGAAATCAGAAAGTGTTAGAAAAAATCGCCCAGTCGTATTGTAAACATAACAAATTGTGCAGctatttcttcatcattGATGATGAGAAGAACACCTATTGCGTTTTCGAAATGAAGGATTCGTTGAAGGGGACCACTATACAGGCAGATGCTTTCATGAAGGAGATAATGCAGTCGGTGGAAGGCCATTCTGGTGGAGGTAAAAACAAGGCTTTTGGGTCGGCagcaaaggggaagggagTCATCATAAAGGAGCTGGCACAGCAGGCGGTTAAGAAGTACCACTAG
- a CDS encoding 60S acidic ribosomal protein PO (putative), which translates to MPKSKRNVTISLTKVKKKLNKKELKDQKLSDLKKIIQVPNIFIYILDVRTYSNNNLKQAIEYFKPNGRFFIGKNKLMKLALGTDEKTEAKPNVSKVAELLVGNRILLITKDPPLKVIKFFNDFQPEEYIKPGNICTQNVTLKIGDVLNVPVSMQKDLQKRKVTFDIVDQKIVIREDKILAEKDKLVSTENAKLLRMLNMKIANFDITVLGYWNLNKFISLT; encoded by the exons ATGCCAAAGTCTAAGAGAAACGTCACCATATCCTTAAccaaggtaaaaaaaaagctgaacAAGAAGGAACTGAAGGACCAGAAACTCTCcgacttgaaaaaaattattcaagtcccaaatatttttatttacattttggATGTTAGAACCTACTCGAATAATAATTTGAAGCAGGCCATCGAGTACTTCAAGCCCAACGGGAG GTTCTTCATTGGGAAGAATAAACTCATGAAATTGGCCTTAGGAACAGACGAAAAAACCGAAGCCAAGCCGAACGTCTCCAAGGTAGCTGAG CTCCTTGTGGGGAACAGAATCCTCCTAATAACGAAAGACCCCCCCCTGAAggtaataaaattttttaatgactTTCAACCTGAAGAGTATATAAAGCCGGGAAAtatttgcacacaaaatgtCACCTTAAAAATTGGAGATGTATTAAACGTACCAGTTTCAATGCAGAaggatttacaaaaaaggaaagtaacTTTCGATATCGTCgatcaaaaaattgtcatacgagaagataaaattttggcAGAAAAGGATAAACTGGTCAGTacggaaaatgcaaaactcTTAAGAATGCTGAATATGAAAATTGCTAACTTTGACATAACCGTCTTGGGTTACTGGAacttaaataaattcatttctTTGACGTAG
- a CDS encoding oxidoreductase NAD-binding domain containing protein (putative), producing the protein MKQTLGEGLNFLSKNVVNIVILVMSISCVLLFVKKNKDGKKKAENLFELYMKANENEELKGGQEDGYGGGGSMQKAFLDEKSKMLKLNKIVKLTNTVRIFIFSYPWEYTDFGLGICKHIKFNGPNQQGKIKGKWNDREDREKDAKEIFRSYTPIYVDKKKKEVHFVIRIYSPDKQFVDGGKMSIHLDKMRNNEMVKIAGPFGVLDYKGSNQFSYLSKAVQIKRHIVMIAGGTGMTPFFRLIKHMLLFDVRKGEGEQPFVTLIYANRNEEEILLKEVFDEYERTFERFKAVYSIDQCLDPTKKDTFENVGYLTEDLLRKYILKYQKLDVQVDNSDTLILMCGPPPMTAFLKKILKEDIKMENVITL; encoded by the exons atgaagCAGACGTTAGGGGAAGGACTAAACTTCCTCTCAAAGAATGTAGTGAATATCGTAATTTTAGTGATGTCCATAAGTTGTGTCCTTCTAtttgtaaagaaaaataaagatgggaaaaaaaaagcagaaaatcTTTTTGAACTTTATATGAAggcaaatgaaaatgaagagtTGAAGGGAGGACAGGAGGATGGGTATGGTGGAGGAGGATCTATGCAGAAAGCCTTCCTGGATGAGAAGAGTAAAATGTTGAAGCtgaataaaattgtaaagctCACTAACACGGTGAggatattcattttttcgtaccCATGGGAGTATACCGATTTCGGGTTAGGTATATGTAagcatataaaatttaacgGCCCTAATCAacaagggaaaataaaaggcaaATGGAATGATAGGGAGGACAGAGAAAAGGATGCGAAAGAGATTTTCAGAAGTTACACTCCTATTTatgtagataaaaaaaagaaagaggtTCATTTTGTCATTCGAATATATAGCCCAGATAAGCAGTTTGTGGATGGTGGCAAAATGAGTATCCATTTGGACAAAATGCGAAATAATGAAATGGTTAAAATTGCGGGTCCCTTTGGGGTTTTAGATTATAAGGGGAGTAACCAATTTAGTTACCTGTCCAAGGCTGTGCAGATTAAGAGGCACATCGTTATGATAGCTGGGGGAACCGGCAtgactcccttttttcggcTGATAAAGCACATGCTCCTGTTTGACGTTAGGAAGGGCGAGGGGGAGCAGCCGTTCGTCACGCTCATATACGCCAACAGGAACGAGGAGGAGATTCTACTCAAGGAGG TTTTCGACGAGTACGAGCGGACCTTCGAACGGTTCAAAGCAGTGTACAGCATAGACCAGTGCCTGGACCCCACCAAGAAGGACACGTTCGAAAATGTAGGATACCTAACGGAGGATCTTTTGCGCAAGTACATTCTCAAGTATCAGAAGCTAGACGTCCAGGTTGACAACAGCGACACGCTCATTTTGATGTGTGGCCCTCCCCCTATGACGGCTTTCCTTAAGAAGATTCTGAAGGAGGacattaaaatggaaaatgtcATAACGCTTTAG
- a CDS encoding hypothetical protein (putative): MNGFRANRNGHKWKYFNKGSGDGSVNGYGNGSAKGYGNGNVKGYGNGNFNGYRNGNVQGYGSKNRNGGKGRFDRTRETYKQNEEKNVEEIMDYLINISYILNEKYEKYFVHELKEDNLKKGNKCFGAINLSYSYDVEDDICILIKIKDEIKGSEKELADQRKCSKIMEKLIYYCFFLLRYNEQDEQGEKDEKCEKDKDSRNAEDERRGKMSMHCIEIYNHFLHVICSDYLKLASSNYASHFVQTVICVYSFFRTVEDKYIEELKKRNRGYQSLSVYFKEICSITTEKVFTLMLNKSGTHVLRSFLYSLAGYLNINISNISFRKSKVRGTSTRTELKYLDKGQRKGARNGGGDDLFYKYVDIIIQKVTEEISNPKVTLPMKNLLYQYVFYDQAGGGGGGGESALCSGGRDGGKDGDKDGDKDGDNRAANRGERTEQPPRGDKYIMESQSQHFIPPLLYHTYAVPALGTLFELLKEKNVECDKLVKEIFLIEKTKKYFINKTRENCKCHEESPLKQMLSILITMDGPSIMIEKLLKIKSEPIFYVFNIYILKNINKLVCDNAYSSLVMYNYLTLEYITEEMFDLLMKNIDIDLIIRRKKFSVLRRLFDLSQCYQKNCKFLLNALLRWLRVGGFGSTDSGKTNGARSGTSSGKTNGVSNGVSGGVSGGAGANAVTEGSPGGAASDAKFLWICILCMRSYQDLHPVLREVFSEKKKKGPCEEEGKVDRANLNNYNFYDYIKVDTNGYYILTHILSFPKESITPVTNSFRQFCNFLKIVNGNVASQKDIEKYNNFFQTFGGTHGGSENREEGDDADVGDGPIGGERQMGHEHTRTGNNPPERDGRRVKPFIRKNADLRGNILMYFACDKNLSVLCEKIAHTFNLINEKYLRNFILLFKSEYKKIASHYVGAHTIVTFFKLGSDEVKKKILDALVEGDINVFNGYIKSFMKLR; encoded by the coding sequence ATGAACGGGTTTAGAGCGAACAGGAATGGGCATAAGTGGAAGTATTTTAATAAGGGAAGCGGAGATGGCAGCGTTAACGGCTACGGAAATGGCAGCGCTAAGGGCTACGGAAATGGCAACGTTAAGGGCTACGGAAATGGCAACTTTAACGGTTACAGAAATGGCAACGTTCAGGGCTACGGCTCCAAAAATCGGAATGGCGGCAAAGGTAGATTTGATCGGACGCGTGAGACATAcaaacaaaacgaagaaaaaaatgtagaagaaaTTATGGACTACTTGATTAACATTTCgtacattttaaatgaaaaatatgaaaaatattttgttcacgAGCTGAAGGaagataatttaaaaaaaggaaataaatgtTTTGGTGCCATTAATTTGAGCTACTCCTACGATGTTGAAGACGATATATGTATTTTGATAAAGATAAAGGATGAAATAAAAGGGAGCGAGAAGGAGTTAGCAGATCAGAGGAAGTGCTCGAAGATAATGGAAAAGCTGATATATTATTGCTTTTTCCTGCTAAGGTATAACGAGCAGGATGAGCAGGGTGAGAAGGATGAGAAGTGTGAGAAGGATAAGGATTCGAGGAATGCCGAGGACGAGAGACGTGGCAAAATGAGCATGCACTGCATAGAAATTTAcaaccattttttgcatgtgaTATGTTCGGACTACCTGAAGCTAGCATCGTCCAATtatgcttcccattttgtgcagaCTGTCATCTGtgtgtattccttttttagaaCAGTGGAAGATAAATACATTGaagagttgaaaaaaagaaacagggGCTACCAATCGTTGAGTGTTTACTTCAAAGAAATATGTTCCATCACCACGGAGAAGGTATTCACCCTGATGTTGAATAAATCGGGAACGCATGTGTTAAGgtcatttttgtattccctGGCTGGCTACCTAAACATCAACATTTCTAACATATCTTTTAGAAAGTCTAAAGTTAGGGGAACCAGTACGAGGACTGAACTGAAGTACTTAGACAAAGGGCAAAGAAAAGGGGCCAGAAACGGAGGGGGAGATGACCTGTTTTACAAGTACGTTGATATAATTATCCAGAAGGTGACGGAGGAAATTTCCAACCCGAAGGTGACTCTCCCGATGAAGAACCTGCTCTACCAGTACGTGTTTTATGATcaagcgggggggggaggcggtgGAGGAGAGAGTGCCCTGTGTAGTGGCGGTAGGGATGGCGGTAAGGATGGCGATAAGGATGGCGATAAGGATGGCGATAACCGTGCCGCTAACCGTGGCGAGCGTACAGAGCAACCCCCCCGAGGTGACAAGTACATTATGGAGAGCCAAAGTCAGCATTTCATCCCCCCGCTGCTGTACCACACGTATGCAGTTCCAGCATTGGGAACCCTGTTCGAACTcctaaaggagaaaaacgtgGAATGCGACAAATTAGTGAAAGAAATATTTCTAATagaaaagacgaaaaaatattttattaacaagaCACGAGAAAATTGCAAGTGCCACGAGGAAAGTCCCCTAAAGCAAATGCTCAGTATTTTGATCACGATGGATGGACCAAGCATCATGATAGAAAAGTTACTCAAAATAAAGagtgaacccattttttacgttttcaatatctacattttaaaaaacataaataaattggTGTGTGACAATGCATACTCTAGCTTGGTCATGTACAATTACCTCACGTTGGAATACATCACGGAGGAGATGTTCGACTTGCTTATGAAGAATATAGATATCGACCTGATTATtcgaaggaagaaattcaGCGTGTTGAGGAGGCTCTTCGACTTGTCCCAGTGTTACCAGAAGAACTGCAAGTTCCTGCTGAACGCCTTGCTGCGGTGGTTGCGCGTGGGGGGGTTTGGCAGCACGGATTCGGGCAAGACGAATGGGGCGAGAAGTGGCACGAGTAGTGGCAAAACGAATGGCGTGAGTAATGGCGTGAGTGGTGGCGTGAGTGGTGGCGCCGGCGCCAACGCAGTTACCGAGGGTTCCCCCGGAGGCGCCGCGTCCGACGCGAAGTTCCTGTGGATATGCATCCTGTGCATGCGGAGCTACCAGGACCTGCATCCCGTCCTCCGAGAGGTGTTCAgcgagaagaagaaaaaggggccgTGCGAAGAGGAGGGCAAAGTGGACCGCGCCAATTTGAACAACTACAATTTTTACGATTACATAAAAGTAGACACAAACGGGTACTACATCCTGACGCACATTTTATCCTTTCCGAAAGAATCCATCACGCCGGTGACGAATTCGTTCAGGcagttttgtaattttttaaaaattgtaaatggAAATGTGGCTAGCCAGAAGGATATCGAGAAgtataacaatttttttcagacGTTCGGAGGAACCCATGGGGGGAGTGAAAATCGAGAGGAGGGAGATGATGCCGATGTTGGAGATGGGCCAATTGGGGGAGAGAGGCAGATGGGACATGAACACACAAGGACAGGTAATAACCCCCCCGAGAGAGATGGCAGAAGAGTCAAACCATTCATACGGAAGAACGCAGACTTAAGAGGAAATATCCTGATGTACTTTGCttgtgataaaaatttgtccGTTCTGTGCGAAAAAATCGCACACACGTTTAACTTGAtaaacgaaaaatatttgcgaAACTTTATTCTGTTGTTTAAGAGTGAGTATAAGAAAATAGCTAGCCATTATGTAGGGGCCCACACTATTGTGACCTTTTTCAAGCTGGGCTCCGacgaggtgaagaagaaaatattggACGCCCTCGTGGAGGGGGACATCAACGTATTTAATGGCTACATAAAGAGCTTCATGAAACTGAGGGA